The bacterium genome has a window encoding:
- a CDS encoding response regulator: MPKKVLVVDDENTVRSLLKIYLSKSGYELDFAEDGIQAMEKIKSFDPDIVILDTNMPGKNGIEVCAETKAINPSRPKIIFHTGSLEEYKAKAEAAGADATFAKSGMGGLG; encoded by the coding sequence TTAGTTGTTGACGACGAAAATACCGTTCGAAGCTTATTGAAGATCTATTTATCAAAGTCGGGATACGAACTTGATTTTGCCGAGGACGGCATTCAGGCTATGGAAAAAATAAAATCATTCGATCCGGATATCGTCATACTCGACACCAATATGCCGGGCAAGAACGGTATTGAGGTTTGTGCGGAAACCAAAGCTATTAACCCGTCAAGGCCTAAAATCATATTTCACACCGGATCGCTCGAGGAATACAAAGCCAAAGCGGAAGCCGCCGGCGCCGATGCTACTTTTGCAAAATCAGGTATGGGTGGATTAGGGA